One part of the Caproiciproducens sp. CPB-2 genome encodes these proteins:
- a CDS encoding ClpP family protease: MSHKDQKEKGQKEDRDYIKRVNDDDKAEKNEKQTDQIIDTGSVITGNGKHLIHCLTIIGQIEGHYILPSQNKTTKYEHVIPQLVAIEEEPTIDGLLIILNTVGGDVEAGLALAELVAGMKKPTVSLVLGGGHSIGVPLAVAAKHSFIAPSATMTIHPVRMNGMLLGVPQTLEYFQRMQERITRFVMQNSHISAERFHELSMNTQELVMDVGTVLDGNDAVKEGLIDSLGSLSDAIDCLYDMIEKKKAQQKKSGARTPKAGAKKPEPKTAKTAAKSRSV, from the coding sequence ATGAGCCATAAAGACCAAAAAGAAAAAGGCCAGAAAGAAGACCGGGATTATATAAAGCGGGTCAATGATGACGATAAAGCCGAGAAAAACGAAAAGCAGACCGACCAGATTATCGACACCGGTTCGGTGATTACCGGCAACGGCAAACATCTGATTCACTGCCTGACGATCATCGGTCAGATCGAAGGACATTATATTCTGCCTTCGCAAAATAAGACGACCAAGTACGAGCATGTGATTCCGCAGCTTGTCGCGATTGAGGAAGAACCCACCATAGACGGGCTTCTGATCATTCTGAACACCGTCGGCGGCGACGTGGAAGCCGGGCTTGCCCTTGCGGAACTGGTCGCGGGGATGAAAAAGCCGACTGTGTCGCTCGTGCTGGGCGGCGGCCATTCCATCGGCGTGCCGCTGGCGGTTGCCGCCAAGCATTCTTTCATCGCCCCCAGCGCGACGATGACCATTCATCCGGTGCGTATGAACGGCATGCTGCTCGGCGTTCCGCAGACCCTTGAGTATTTCCAACGCATGCAGGAGCGCATTACGCGGTTTGTCATGCAGAATTCTCACATTTCCGCCGAACGGTTCCACGAGCTTTCCATGAACACGCAGGAGCTGGTTATGGACGTGGGGACGGTTCTGGACGGAAACGACGCCGTCAAGGAAGGCCTGATCGATTCTCTCGGAAGCCTTTCCGACGCCATCGACTGCCTCTACGATATGATAGAAAAAAAGAAAGCGCAACAAAAAAAGTCCGGCGCAAGAACCCCTAAGGCGGGGGCAAAAAAGCCGGAGCCCAAAACAGCAAAGACCGCTGCCAAAAGCCGCAGCGTATAA
- a CDS encoding aconitate hydratase: protein MSLTLAQKIIKTHLLSGEMTPGSDIGLKIDQTLTQDATGTMAYLEFEAMGVPRVKTERSVAYIDHNTLQTGFENADDHRYIQTVTRKHGIYFSRPGNGICHQVHLERFGVPGKTLIGSDSHTPTGGGIGMLAMGAGGLDVAVAMGSGEYYIPMPKMLRINLTGKLSPWVSAKDIILEVLRLLSVRGGVGKIVEYGGEGIAALSVPERATITNMGAELGATTSIFPSDEVTLTFLKAQGREKDWVELKPDADAKYDETIGINLSELKPMAACPHSPDAVKTVDEIGPIKVDQVCIGSCTNSSYRDMMRIASILKGKTVHPDVSLSIAPGSKQVYNMLAQNGALADLISAGARILECACGPCIGMGQSPNSGGISLRTFNRNFEGRSGTADAKIYLVSPETAAASAINGVLTDPRTLGEEAPIGQPEKFLINDNMIIPPASEKEAENVEVLRGPNIKEVPTTTALPGDIAAKALLKVGDNITTDHIMPAGAKILPYRSNIPYLSNFCFAVCDKEFPERCRQYGKGIIVGGSNYGQGSSREHAVLVPLYLGIKAVIAKSFARIHCANLANGGILPLVFKNEKDYDGIDQMDELELPDIRATIENGGTVLVKNLTKGTSFEADAILSDRQRKIVLAGGLLSYIKEQNS from the coding sequence ATGAGTTTGACTTTGGCACAGAAAATCATAAAAACCCATCTTCTAAGCGGCGAAATGACGCCAGGCAGCGATATCGGTTTGAAAATAGACCAGACGCTGACGCAGGATGCCACCGGAACCATGGCCTATCTGGAATTCGAGGCTATGGGCGTCCCGCGCGTAAAAACAGAGCGCTCTGTCGCTTATATCGACCACAATACCCTGCAGACCGGTTTTGAAAACGCGGACGACCACCGGTACATTCAGACGGTCACCAGGAAACACGGAATTTATTTTTCAAGACCCGGCAACGGAATCTGCCATCAGGTCCATCTGGAGCGCTTCGGCGTTCCCGGCAAAACGCTGATCGGCTCGGACAGCCACACCCCCACCGGCGGCGGAATCGGCATGCTCGCCATGGGCGCCGGCGGGCTTGACGTTGCGGTTGCCATGGGCAGCGGCGAATATTACATCCCCATGCCGAAAATGCTGCGTATCAATCTGACCGGAAAGCTTTCTCCATGGGTTTCCGCCAAAGATATTATCTTAGAGGTCCTGCGCCTTCTGTCCGTAAGGGGCGGCGTCGGCAAGATCGTGGAATACGGCGGCGAAGGAATCGCGGCGCTGAGCGTGCCGGAGCGCGCGACGATCACCAACATGGGCGCGGAGCTGGGCGCAACCACCTCCATCTTCCCTTCCGACGAAGTAACCCTTACGTTTTTGAAAGCACAGGGCCGCGAAAAGGACTGGGTGGAGCTAAAGCCGGACGCCGACGCGAAGTACGATGAAACCATCGGGATCAACCTGTCCGAGCTGAAACCGATGGCGGCCTGTCCCCACAGCCCGGACGCGGTAAAAACCGTGGACGAGATCGGCCCCATCAAAGTGGATCAGGTCTGTATCGGATCCTGTACCAATTCCTCTTACCGCGACATGATGCGGATCGCCTCCATATTAAAAGGAAAGACGGTTCACCCCGACGTGAGCCTTTCGATTGCCCCCGGCTCCAAACAGGTTTACAATATGCTTGCACAGAACGGCGCGCTTGCCGACCTGATTTCCGCCGGCGCACGGATTCTGGAATGCGCCTGCGGCCCCTGCATCGGGATGGGACAATCCCCGAATTCCGGCGGCATTTCGCTGAGGACCTTCAACCGCAACTTTGAGGGACGTTCCGGCACGGCGGACGCCAAAATTTACCTTGTCAGCCCGGAAACCGCCGCGGCTTCCGCCATCAACGGCGTTCTGACCGATCCCCGGACGCTGGGCGAGGAAGCTCCCATCGGGCAGCCCGAAAAATTCCTGATCAACGACAATATGATCATCCCCCCCGCCAGTGAGAAGGAAGCGGAAAACGTGGAAGTCCTGCGCGGGCCGAACATCAAGGAAGTCCCCACCACCACCGCCCTCCCCGGGGACATCGCCGCAAAAGCCCTGCTGAAGGTCGGCGACAACATCACAACCGACCACATTATGCCGGCGGGGGCGAAGATTCTTCCGTACCGTTCCAACATTCCCTACCTTTCCAACTTCTGTTTCGCCGTCTGTGACAAGGAATTCCCGGAGCGCTGCCGCCAATACGGCAAGGGCATCATTGTGGGCGGCTCCAATTACGGACAGGGCTCTTCCCGTGAGCACGCCGTTCTGGTCCCGCTGTATCTTGGAATCAAAGCGGTGATCGCAAAAAGCTTTGCGCGTATCCACTGCGCCAATCTGGCGAACGGAGGAATCCTTCCGCTCGTATTTAAAAACGAGAAGGATTACGACGGAATCGACCAGATGGACGAACTGGAGCTGCCGGATATCCGCGCCACCATCGAAAACGGCGGAACCGTTCTTGTAAAAAACCTGACAAAAGGCACCTCCTTCGAAGCAGACGCCATTCTGAGCGACCGTCAGAGAAAGATCGTTCTTGCAGGCGGCCTGCTGAGCTACATCAAAGAACAGAACAGCTGA
- a CDS encoding NADP-dependent isocitrate dehydrogenase, which yields MNKIQMATPLVEMDGDEMTRIIWKMIKDILLIPYIDLKTEYYDLGLENRDATDDKVTFDSAYATKKYGVAVKCATITANADRVREYGLKEMWKSPNGTIRAILDGTVFRSPILVKGITPFITTWKKPITIARHAYGDVYRNTEMTVPAGAKAELVVTKADGTEERALIHDFETSGIIQGQHNIDKSIESFARSCFSYALDVGQDVWFSTKDTISKKYDHRFKDIFQEIYESDYKEKFEKAGITYFYTLIDDAVARVVRSEGGYIWACKNYDGDVMSDMVATAFGSLAMMTSVLVSPEGIYEYEAAHGTVQRHYYKHLKGEKTSTNSMATLFAWTGALKKRGELDHLPALTDFADKLEKASIQTVESGIMTGDLAALSTLPGKTTVDTETFLREVNKSLVRLL from the coding sequence ATGAATAAGATTCAAATGGCGACGCCGCTGGTGGAAATGGACGGCGACGAAATGACCAGAATCATCTGGAAGATGATTAAAGATATCCTGCTGATCCCCTATATCGACCTGAAGACGGAATATTACGATCTTGGGCTGGAAAACCGCGACGCAACCGACGATAAGGTCACGTTTGATTCCGCTTATGCCACAAAGAAATACGGCGTTGCCGTAAAATGCGCAACGATTACCGCGAACGCGGACAGAGTGCGCGAGTATGGATTGAAAGAAATGTGGAAATCCCCGAACGGCACCATCCGTGCAATTCTGGATGGCACCGTTTTTCGTTCCCCTATCCTTGTGAAGGGCATTACGCCCTTTATCACCACCTGGAAAAAGCCGATCACCATTGCGCGCCACGCCTACGGCGACGTCTACCGCAACACGGAAATGACCGTCCCCGCCGGCGCAAAAGCCGAGCTTGTCGTTACAAAAGCGGACGGCACCGAAGAGCGCGCGCTGATCCATGATTTCGAGACATCCGGCATTATTCAGGGCCAGCACAACATTGACAAAAGCATTGAAAGCTTTGCCCGGTCCTGTTTCAGCTACGCGCTCGACGTCGGACAGGATGTGTGGTTTTCGACCAAGGACACGATTTCAAAAAAATACGATCATCGTTTCAAGGATATTTTTCAGGAAATTTACGAATCTGATTACAAAGAAAAATTTGAAAAAGCCGGTATTACCTATTTTTACACCTTAATTGACGACGCGGTAGCCCGTGTGGTCCGTTCAGAAGGCGGATACATCTGGGCCTGCAAAAATTACGACGGCGACGTCATGAGCGATATGGTCGCAACCGCCTTCGGCAGCCTTGCCATGATGACGAGCGTTCTCGTTTCGCCCGAAGGAATCTATGAATACGAGGCGGCCCACGGCACCGTACAGCGCCATTACTACAAACATCTGAAGGGCGAAAAGACGTCCACCAATTCCATGGCTACCCTGTTTGCCTGGACCGGCGCGCTGAAAAAACGCGGAGAGCTCGATCACCTTCCCGCGTTGACGGATTTTGCGGACAAACTGGAAAAAGCGTCTATTCAGACAGTTGAAAGCGGCATTATGACCGGCGATCTTGCCGCTCTTTCCACGCTGCCAGGCAAAACCACAGTTGACACCGAAACCTTTTTAAGGGAAGTCAATAAAAGTCTGGTTCGGCTTCTATAA
- a CDS encoding redox-sensing transcriptional repressor Rex, translated as MPRRENISMSVIRRLPRYYRFLTHLKQKGVTRISSTELSVKLGLTASQIRQDLNCFGGFGQQGYGYIVDQLCDEIGNILGLSNEYKAILIGAGNLGRAIASHMSFDDEGFRLIGIFDSSPSKTGTRINGQIVRDTVELEDFCQKDQPTMAVLCIPRDGVHTMIERLYNLGVRNYWNFSHYDITMKYEDTIVENVHLNDSLMTLCYRISNPSRK; from the coding sequence ATGCCAAGACGCGAAAATATTTCAATGTCGGTAATCAGAAGATTGCCCCGCTACTATCGTTTTTTAACCCATCTGAAACAAAAAGGGGTCACCAGGATCTCTTCCACCGAGCTGTCCGTGAAGCTGGGGCTGACCGCCTCGCAGATCCGTCAGGACCTGAACTGCTTCGGCGGGTTCGGCCAGCAGGGTTACGGCTATATTGTCGACCAGCTCTGTGATGAAATCGGGAATATTCTGGGCCTTTCCAATGAGTATAAGGCGATTCTGATCGGAGCCGGAAATTTGGGAAGAGCAATCGCCTCTCACATGTCGTTTGATGACGAAGGGTTCAGACTGATCGGTATTTTTGACAGCTCCCCCAGTAAAACCGGGACCAGAATCAACGGTCAGATTGTACGCGACACGGTGGAGCTGGAAGATTTTTGCCAGAAGGACCAGCCGACCATGGCTGTGCTCTGCATCCCCCGCGACGGCGTTCATACCATGATTGAACGCCTTTACAATCTGGGTGTGCGCAATTACTGGAACTTCAGCCATTATGATATTACAATGAAGTATGAAGATACGATTGTTGAGAACGTTCATCTGAACGACAGCCTGATGACGCTTTGCTACCGAATTTCAAACCCAAGCCGGAAATAA